Below is a genomic region from Prochlorococcus marinus str. MIT 0918.
ATTTTATTTATAGAATTTCTCGTAAGAGTTCGAAACTATATGTTTAATGGCAAATTAGATCTCTACTTGAATGTTATTGATAACTTTAGAATTGGAATTATTTATGCAATTGTTCTAGAGGCATTTAAGTTAGGTTCATAGGCTTTATTCAAACCTAGTTTTCTTCATCTTCATTTTCATCTAAAGGGTATACAAAACCTTGAGCTCTTCCACTTAGGATTGATTTACCTAGTGATAATGCCTTTTGTGCTGCTTGTCCTGCCTTAGCTTTCCAAACAGCATGCCGCTGATTTCTCTTTCCTTTAGAAGTCTTTTTCTTAGGTACAGCCATTTAGAAATATCATCCAATCTAATTATCCATGCTGATTACCCCAAAAGTCAAATTGCAAAGAACATAATTTGTTTTAATAGCTAGTATAAACTTGTATAAGGCAATTAAAACATTTATTATTTTGATAATAATATTAAATTCAGTGGAGAATTTTAAGGCCAGTGCGCAATAGCTTTTTCCAAAAAGAAAATAATAAAGTAATTAGCTATAGTGAGCTTATTAATGAAATTAGCTCTGGCAATATTGAATCTCTAATACTAATTCCATCTAGAAACCAAGTTTTAGCTAATTTTAAGAATGGTAATTCAGTTCTAGTATCAACATTCTCAAGGGATCAGACTATTTTAAGTATAGCTAAAACTACTGCTACACCTTTAATTGTTAAAGATGTAAGAAAAGAGGAGGCCATGTCGAATTTTATAGTTAACTATTCAATTATATTAGTATTTATATTTATATTAAGTCTTTTTTTTAGGAAAATTCTAAACATTGCAAATAAGAACCTTTCTTTTGTCTCAGGTAATTCTAGAATTCATGATTCTTCAACAATTGATACTAGATTTGAAGATTTTGCTGGTAATTTAGAGGCTGTCGAGGAAGTTAAAGAAGTTGTATCTTTTTTAAAAGAACCAGAGATATATAACAAGTTAGGTGCGTCAATTCCTAAAGGAATTCTTTTGGTTGGTCCTCCAGGTACAGGCAAAACATTATTAGCTCAAGCTATTGCAGGAGAAGCTGAATGTCCATTCTTTTCAACTTCAGGTTCTGAATTTGTAGAATTGTTTGTTGGAATAGGTGCTAGTCGTGTTAGAAGTTTGTTTTTAAAGGCAAGGGAAAAAACTCCTTCAATTATTTTTATAGATGAAATTGATTCTATAGGAAGAAAGAGAGGGTATGGAATAGGAGGTGGAAATGATGAGAGAGAGCAAACTCTGAATCAATTACTTACCCAAATGGATGGAATTAATACTAACTCAGGCTTAATAGTTATAGCAGCCACCAATAGATATGACGTTTTAGATAGTGCTTTGACAAGACCAGGTCGTTTTGACAGGTGTATTGAAGTAACTTTACCTGATATTCATGGTCGATTATCAATTCTATCTTTGCAGGCTAGAACTAAACCATTATTAGATAATGTTAATCTTAAAGAATTAGCTTCTAAAACAGTAGGTTTCTCTGGTGCAGAATTAGGAAACCTTTTAAATGAAGCAGCTATACTTACAGCGAGAGACAATAAGAAAAAAATTTCAAATTATTATTTAGACTTAGCTTTTGAAAGAATTACTTTAGGTTTATCTCATTCATCATTTAGTAGTTATAGTCATAAGAGAATTATTGCTTATTATGAAATTGGAAGAGCTTTAGTTTCTTTACTACTTCCTCATACAGATAAATTAAATAAAATATCAATTCTTCGTAGAGGTAATAATTTAGGTGGATATAGTCAATTTATCCCTTTAGATAGTGATATTTCACTTCATACTCAGAAATATTACCTTTCTAGTATAATTCTTGCAATGGCAGGTAGAGCAACTGAATTATTGATGCTAGGTAAATCAGAAGTTACACAATTATCCGTAAAAGATATAGAAAAAGCAACTTATTTAGCAAGACAAATGATAACCAAATATGGTTTTCAAGACCTTTCTTTTATATCAGTAAGCAAACGAACCGCTAATATAGATTTAGGTATCGATCTCTTAAGGAGTAAATCTATTAATGCCAATAAAACTTATAATTTGTTAGATCAAAAAGTAATTTCCTTATTAAAAAGTTCATTAAATCAAGCATTAGAATTGTTAGATCCGTTTCAATATAAAATTGATCTATTAGCAGACGCATTATTGGAAGATGAAACGATGAGTGTCAAAAGGTTTTCTGACATGGCATTATTATCTGTTGAAAATAAGCAATCATGAACTTTATTCCTACTACAAGTAAGGCACTTAATATCTTAATAAGGAAATCAATCTTTTATTTCTTATTATTTTCTTTACCCTATATTATAGGAAGAGTATTTTATAATATAATTATTGCAAATATTAATTCTATAGATTCTTCTTATCAATATTCTTTCGAAAAATTTGACTTCTTAATTTTTATTCTAACCATTACGCCAATATTTCTTAGCATTATATGGCTTAATCAATGGAGGAAACTTGATACTCCCCTATATAATGATATTGATTTCCAACCTCCTTTAATTTCTACTAAAAACTATACTTATTCAATTTTAGCAGTTTTATCTTTTCTTTATGTTATCAATATATCGTTTTTTATTAACTCATACCATATTTTAAATAATTCTTTTACCTTAAAAAATTTATTTGATCTTAATAACCTAGTTATACATTTAGTTTCTTTGAAATACTTTTCTGTTTTTATAATAATTTTTCTAATATGTGTGTTTAGAAAGTCGGTATATATATCATATTCAATAAGTGCTATATTAGTATCTTTTAATCTTTATAATATACTAGTGAGAATTGGAATTGATAAGGTAAATAGTCTTGATTATATAGATACTATTAAGATATCAAATTATTCTCTTATGCTGCCAATTTTCATTATATTAATGAATTTTATATTAATAATGTTAAATGCAATTTTAAATTATTTAATATCTTATAATCGTTTTTCTGATTGGAGATGTGAGCTATTAACTTCCTATCTAAAAAATCATATTTTTAATTTAGGGTATATCATAATTGCTAGCCTTTCTTGTTTAAT
It encodes:
- a CDS encoding ATP-dependent metallopeptidase FtsH/Yme1/Tma family protein, with translation MRNSFFQKENNKVISYSELINEISSGNIESLILIPSRNQVLANFKNGNSVLVSTFSRDQTILSIAKTTATPLIVKDVRKEEAMSNFIVNYSIILVFIFILSLFFRKILNIANKNLSFVSGNSRIHDSSTIDTRFEDFAGNLEAVEEVKEVVSFLKEPEIYNKLGASIPKGILLVGPPGTGKTLLAQAIAGEAECPFFSTSGSEFVELFVGIGASRVRSLFLKAREKTPSIIFIDEIDSIGRKRGYGIGGGNDEREQTLNQLLTQMDGINTNSGLIVIAATNRYDVLDSALTRPGRFDRCIEVTLPDIHGRLSILSLQARTKPLLDNVNLKELASKTVGFSGAELGNLLNEAAILTARDNKKKISNYYLDLAFERITLGLSHSSFSSYSHKRIIAYYEIGRALVSLLLPHTDKLNKISILRRGNNLGGYSQFIPLDSDISLHTQKYYLSSIILAMAGRATELLMLGKSEVTQLSVKDIEKATYLARQMITKYGFQDLSFISVSKRTANIDLGIDLLRSKSINANKTYNLLDQKVISLLKSSLNQALELLDPFQYKIDLLADALLEDETMSVKRFSDMALLSVENKQS
- the rpmF gene encoding 50S ribosomal protein L32, encoding MAVPKKKTSKGKRNQRHAVWKAKAGQAAQKALSLGKSILSGRAQGFVYPLDENEDEEN
- a CDS encoding DUF565 domain-containing protein, translated to MLQVISQRIIVVILLILFIEFLVRVRNYMFNGKLDLYLNVIDNFRIGIIYAIVLEAFKLGS